A single Lathamus discolor isolate bLatDis1 chromosome 16, bLatDis1.hap1, whole genome shotgun sequence DNA region contains:
- the RER1 gene encoding protein RER1, translating into MSEGDSIGESVHGKPSVVYRFFSRLGQIYQSWLDKSTPYTAVRWIVTLGLSFIYMIRVYLLQGWYIVTYALGIYHLNLFIAFLSPKVDPSLMEDSDDGPSLPTRQNEEFRPFIRRLPEFKFWHSATKGILVAMACTFFEAFNVPVFWPILVMYFIMLFCITMKRQIKHMIKYRYIPFTHGKRKYKGKDDVGKTFAS; encoded by the exons ATGTCGGAAGGGGACAGTATTGGTGAGTCTGTGCATGGAAAGCCTTCTGTGGTCTATAGATTTTTCTCAAGACTCGGACAG ATCTACCAATCCTGGTTAGACAAATCTACTCCATATACTGCAGTGCGATGGATTGTAACTTTGGGTCTGAGTTTTATCTACATGATTAGAGTTTATTTACTGCAG GGTTGGTACATTGTGACATATGCCTTGGGAATCTACCACCTAAATCTCTTCATAGCTTTCTTGTCGCCAAAGGTAGACCCCTCTTTAATGGAAGATTCAG atgatGGTCCTTCTTTACCTACAAGGCAAAATGAAGAATTTCGGCCTTTCATTAGAAGGCTCCCAGAGTTTAAATTCTG gcACTCTGCCACTAAAGGAATCCTGGTTGCTATGGCATGTACGTTCTTTGAGGCTTTCAACGTTCCTGTTTTTTGGCCAATCCTTGTGATGTACTTCATTATGCTTTTTTGTATCACTATGAAGAGGCAAATCAAG cACATGATAAAGTACAGATATATACCCTTCACACATGGCAAGAGGAAATACAAAGGGAAAGATGATGTTGGAAAGACCTTTGCTAGCTAG
- the MORN1 gene encoding MORN repeat-containing protein 1, whose product MEVTMRASVFMEKLWGMDFNAGHPQGQWRNDVFNEWGAIVNCSGDICDGLWINGSPAACGSSGGNHGGADVSVQRTTAEQILTLQPMKKDPMPEQL is encoded by the exons ATGGAGGTTACTATGAGAGCAAGTGTGTTCATGGAGAAATTATGGGGAATGGATTTCAATGCTGGGCATCCACAG GGGCAGTGGAGAAATGACGTATTCAATGAGTGGGGAGCTATAGTTAATTGTTCTGGTGACATCTGTGATGGACTGTGGATCAATGGCTCCCCTGCTG CCTGTGGAAGTTCTGGAGGAaaccatggtggagcagatgtTTCTGTGCAGAGGACCACAGCAGAACAGATACTAACACTGCAGCCCATGAAGAAGGACCCCATGCCAGAGCAG CTGTAA